In Variovorax paradoxus, a single genomic region encodes these proteins:
- a CDS encoding porin, whose amino-acid sequence MKKSLVALAALAVAGVASAQSSVTLFGVVDASISGYSNSSRDLKPTVLANNFRVPTYTNQGSVKVSRTALANSGYNSSRLGFRGTEDLGGGLAASFWLEAPISNDDGQTGISTFARRSTVSLSGGFGEIRLGRDYTPTFWNDTVFDPFGTNGVGTNLISTANGLFGGFSGYSAAATTLVNRPQIPNVGGSNYVRASNTVGYFLPPNLGGFYGQVMYGFSEQTKYDSGVFTPNVANNSRAGRYIGGRFGYANGPLDVALAYGSSTIGDQYYAGVTTKVNTLNLGASYDFGPVKLFGEVSKAKNKNDYEVTPILGGRPDIDLTGYLIGVTVPVGAGLIRASYSAVKLDTNQPFDFFNPANNLDPKANKLALGYVHNLSKRTALYATIARISNKNGAGYTTGGPGFYNGLAGTTFTPKSATGYDFGIRHAF is encoded by the coding sequence ATGAAAAAATCTCTAGTTGCTCTGGCTGCCCTGGCTGTTGCCGGTGTTGCCTCGGCCCAGTCGTCCGTCACGCTGTTCGGTGTGGTCGACGCGTCGATCAGCGGCTATTCGAACAGCTCGCGCGACCTGAAGCCTACCGTTCTGGCCAACAACTTCCGCGTTCCCACCTATACGAATCAGGGTAGCGTCAAGGTCAGCCGCACGGCGCTGGCCAACTCGGGCTACAACTCCAGCCGCCTGGGCTTCCGTGGCACGGAAGACCTGGGTGGCGGCCTGGCTGCCAGCTTCTGGCTCGAAGCTCCGATCTCCAACGACGACGGCCAAACCGGTATCTCGACGTTCGCTCGTCGTTCGACCGTGAGCCTGTCGGGTGGTTTCGGTGAAATCCGCCTGGGTCGTGACTACACCCCCACCTTCTGGAACGACACCGTGTTCGACCCGTTCGGCACCAACGGCGTTGGTACCAACCTGATCTCGACGGCTAACGGCCTGTTCGGCGGCTTCAGCGGCTATTCCGCTGCAGCGACCACCCTGGTCAATCGTCCGCAGATCCCGAACGTTGGTGGTTCCAACTACGTTCGCGCCAGCAACACCGTCGGCTACTTCCTGCCGCCGAACCTGGGTGGTTTCTACGGTCAAGTGATGTACGGCTTCAGCGAGCAAACGAAGTACGACTCGGGCGTGTTCACGCCTAACGTTGCGAACAACTCGCGCGCTGGTCGTTACATCGGCGGTCGCTTCGGCTACGCCAACGGTCCTCTGGACGTCGCTCTGGCTTATGGCAGCAGCACCATCGGTGACCAGTACTACGCTGGCGTGACCACCAAGGTCAACACCCTGAACCTGGGCGCTTCGTATGACTTCGGTCCCGTGAAGCTCTTCGGTGAAGTGTCGAAGGCCAAGAACAAGAACGACTACGAAGTGACGCCAATCCTGGGCGGCCGTCCTGACATCGATCTGACCGGTTACCTGATCGGTGTGACCGTGCCGGTCGGCGCTGGCCTGATCCGTGCTTCGTACTCGGCTGTCAAGCTCGACACGAACCAGCCTTTCGACTTCTTCAACCCGGCTAACAACCTGGACCCGAAGGCTAACAAGCTGGCTCTGGGCTACGTGCACAACCTGTCGAAGCGCACGGCTCTGTACGCTACGATCGCTCGCATCAGCAACAAGAACGGCGCTGGCTACACCACCGGCGGTCCTGGCTTCTACAACGGCCTGGCTGGCACGACCTTCACGCCGAAGAGCGCAACCGGCTACGACTTCGGTATCCGTCACGCTTTCTAA
- a CDS encoding ABC transporter permease — translation MIAFVLRRLIQAVIVMIAVAFIAFLLFQYVGDPVVFLLGQDAKPDQIRELRAALGLDQPFFVQFWHFLVNAAQGEFGLSLRQGAKVSRLIGERFPATLELALVAAVLALFIGIPMGVYTALRRGTFMSQFFMTVSLLGVSLPTFLIGILLILVFAVTLGWFPSFGRGETVKFGWWTSGLFSVDGWQHIVLPAVTLAIFQLTLIMRLVRAEMLEVLRTDYIKFARARGLSNRAIHFGHALKNTLVPVMTITGLQLGGLIAFAIITESVFQWPGMGLLFIQAVTFADIPVMAAYLCLIALIFVVINLVVDLLYFVVDPRLRVGKAGGH, via the coding sequence ATGATTGCCTTTGTACTGCGCCGCCTGATCCAGGCCGTGATCGTGATGATCGCGGTCGCGTTCATCGCCTTCCTCTTATTCCAATATGTCGGTGATCCCGTCGTGTTCCTTCTGGGGCAGGACGCGAAACCCGACCAGATCCGTGAATTGCGCGCCGCATTGGGGCTCGACCAGCCCTTCTTCGTGCAGTTCTGGCACTTCCTCGTCAATGCGGCGCAGGGCGAGTTCGGGCTGAGCCTGCGCCAAGGCGCGAAGGTGTCGCGCCTGATCGGCGAGCGCTTCCCGGCCACGCTCGAGCTGGCGCTCGTGGCGGCCGTGCTGGCGCTCTTCATCGGCATTCCGATGGGCGTCTACACCGCACTGCGCCGGGGCACGTTCATGAGCCAGTTCTTCATGACGGTGTCGTTGCTCGGCGTGTCGCTGCCCACCTTCCTGATCGGCATCCTGCTGATCCTCGTCTTCGCAGTGACGCTGGGCTGGTTCCCGAGCTTCGGCCGTGGCGAGACCGTCAAGTTCGGCTGGTGGACCAGCGGCCTCTTCAGCGTCGACGGTTGGCAGCACATCGTGCTCCCGGCGGTGACGCTGGCGATCTTCCAGCTCACGCTCATCATGCGGCTGGTGCGCGCCGAGATGCTCGAGGTGCTGCGCACCGACTACATCAAGTTCGCGCGCGCCCGCGGCCTGTCGAACCGCGCGATCCACTTCGGCCATGCGCTCAAGAACACGCTGGTGCCCGTGATGACCATCACCGGCCTGCAGCTCGGCGGCCTCATCGCCTTCGCGATCATCACCGAGTCGGTGTTCCAGTGGCCCGGCATGGGGCTGCTGTTCATCCAGGCCGTGACCTTCGCCGACATCCCGGTGATGGCCGCCTACCTGTGCCTCATTGCCTTGATCTTCGTGGTGATCAACCTCGTGGTCGACCTGCTGTACTTCGTGGTCGATCCGCGGTTGCGCGTCGGCAAGGCGGGAGGACACTGA